A portion of the Bacillus thuringiensis genome contains these proteins:
- a CDS encoding LAGLIDADG family homing endonuclease: MHIERKKKSKCKLSKSEIMHLYIEGKSTSEIAMLANVSARYIRMVLTDNNVPRRAIGSWKRKYDIKEDYFKTWSNNMAYILGFIAADGAIPKENQCVSISQKESYILEDIKQELNTNQPLYRNKKTGVYMLNINSKVIKDDLMNIHGIMPCKSFNIEFPLVPEEYLHHFVRGYFDGDGYVKYETYTVSFVGGSYNFMNSLNQVLQNQNLPADLLNQNKHYRVILTGRKPIQLFSKWIYKDKDIYLHRKYEEFQKESLSLDQLKDRKLKRTQAAVKQRKQNFLKEYMKNKCIAKTCSILEIKEPTFKSWLKNDNQFKKDYERIHSL; the protein is encoded by the coding sequence GTGCACATAGAACGAAAAAAGAAATCAAAATGTAAACTATCAAAATCTGAAATCATGCATTTGTATATTGAAGGGAAGAGCACCTCAGAAATCGCTATGCTTGCTAATGTGTCTGCAAGGTATATTCGTATGGTTCTAACAGACAACAACGTTCCAAGGCGAGCTATAGGGAGCTGGAAGAGAAAGTATGACATAAAAGAAGATTATTTTAAAACTTGGTCAAATAATATGGCTTATATATTAGGGTTTATAGCAGCAGACGGTGCTATACCAAAAGAAAATCAATGTGTCAGTATATCACAAAAAGAAAGTTATATTTTAGAAGATATAAAACAAGAACTAAACACCAACCAGCCACTATATCGAAATAAAAAAACAGGCGTATATATGCTAAACATTAATAGCAAAGTAATAAAAGACGATCTAATGAATATTCACGGAATCATGCCATGTAAATCTTTTAACATTGAATTTCCTTTAGTACCAGAAGAATATTTACATCATTTTGTTCGTGGATATTTTGATGGGGATGGTTACGTCAAGTATGAAACTTATACAGTAAGCTTTGTAGGAGGATCATATAACTTTATGAATTCTTTAAATCAGGTACTACAAAATCAAAATTTACCAGCCGATTTACTAAATCAAAATAAACATTATCGCGTCATTTTAACCGGAAGAAAACCAATACAACTATTTTCAAAGTGGATTTATAAAGACAAAGATATTTATCTGCATAGAAAATATGAAGAATTTCAGAAAGAAAGTCTAAGTCTAGATCAATTAAAAGATCGAAAGCTAAAAAGAACTCAAGCTGCTGTTAAGCAGAGAAAACAAAATTTCCTTAAGGAATATATGAAAAATAAATGTATCGCTAAAACTTGTTCCATTTTAGAAATAAAGGAGCCAACTTTTAAAAGTTGGTTAAAAAATGATAATCAATTTAAAAAAGACTATGAAAGAATTCATTCATTATAA
- a CDS encoding serine hydrolase domain-containing protein yields the protein MYTYEKLISWVENIKEKNYSSATALCIIKDNKIVLEHYSGYHSNTSTTKRVTASSQFNVASARKSYLGLMIAYALYEGKINSIDDEAIKYFKDFDPVLLGKTTIRHLVTHSHGLEETNDGTIFREFEPGQSWAYRDINVRMMTRLIYQLYNKSFPELLKERVFKPANFQETGWRVQRDENLVDVVNNPNEDAISEIGTVDDGTEKNLFVSAREFAQWGNLHLNQGMIDDKQIVLKEVIKIATSLQSPTFINKELPQNGVFWFIQNEPAQLSELGERIPKGSYQILGITGPTILVIPEYNVVVAKMYNKRYNYGGDNYLYYLREFSNLVADTFSNGNRA from the coding sequence TTGTATACATACGAAAAGTTGATTTCTTGGGTAGAGAATATAAAAGAAAAAAATTATAGTTCTGCTACAGCTCTTTGTATTATAAAAGATAATAAAATCGTACTAGAGCATTATAGTGGTTATCACTCAAATACATCTACAACCAAGAGAGTAACAGCATCTTCACAATTTAACGTTGCTTCTGCTAGAAAAAGTTATTTAGGATTAATGATAGCGTATGCGCTATACGAGGGGAAAATAAATTCTATTGATGATGAAGCGATAAAATATTTTAAAGACTTTGATCCTGTATTGCTTGGTAAAACGACGATAAGACATTTAGTAACACATTCGCACGGATTAGAAGAAACGAATGACGGGACAATTTTTCGTGAATTTGAACCGGGACAATCATGGGCGTATAGAGATATTAATGTAAGAATGATGACACGTCTTATTTATCAGCTATATAACAAAAGTTTTCCTGAATTGTTAAAGGAGCGTGTGTTTAAACCTGCTAATTTTCAAGAAACAGGTTGGAGAGTTCAGCGAGATGAAAATTTAGTTGACGTTGTTAATAATCCAAATGAAGACGCAATTAGTGAAATTGGTACGGTAGATGACGGTACTGAAAAAAATTTATTTGTCTCAGCTAGAGAATTTGCGCAGTGGGGTAATCTTCATTTAAATCAAGGTATGATAGATGATAAACAAATCGTTCTAAAAGAAGTTATAAAAATCGCTACGAGTTTGCAGAGCCCAACATTTATAAACAAAGAGCTACCACAAAATGGGGTGTTTTGGTTCATCCAAAATGAGCCTGCACAATTAAGCGAACTTGGTGAACGTATTCCAAAAGGGTCGTATCAAATATTAGGGATTACTGGACCGACTATTTTAGTAATACCTGAATATAATGTAGTTGTTGCAAAAATGTATAATAAAAGATATAACTACGGCGGTGATAATTACTTATATTATTTACGTGAATTTAGTAATTTAGTCGCTGATACATTTAGTAACGGTAATAGGGCATAA
- a CDS encoding glycosyl hydrolase family 8 codes for MNGKRKIFTCISIVGIGLASFSNSSFAASVTDNSIQNSIPVVNQQVAAAKEMKPFPQQVNYAGVIKPNHVTQESLNASVRSYYDNWKKKYLKNDLSSLPGGYYVKGEITGDADGFKPLGTSEGQGYGMIITVLMAGYDSNAQKIYDGLFKTARTFKSSQNPNLMGWVVADSKKAQGHFDSATDGDLDIAYSLLLAHKQWGSNGTVNYLKEAQDMITKGIKASNVTNNNRLNLGDWDSKSSLDTRPSDWMMSHLRAFYEFTGDKTWLTVINNLYDVYTQFSNKYSPNTGLISDFVVKNPPQPAPKDFLDESEYTNAYYYNASRVPLRIVMDYAMYGEKRSKVISDKVSSWIQNKTNGNPSKIVDGYQLNGSNIGSYPTAVFVSPFIAASITSSNNQKWVNSGWDWMKNKRESYFSDSYNLLTMLFITGNWWKPVPDDKKIQNQINDAIYEGNDN; via the coding sequence ATGAATGGAAAAAGAAAAATTTTCACATGTATTTCTATTGTAGGAATCGGACTAGCTAGTTTTTCTAATTCTAGTTTCGCAGCAAGTGTAACGGACAATTCAATACAAAATTCTATTCCCGTAGTTAATCAACAAGTAGCTGCTGCAAAGGAAATGAAACCATTTCCCCAGCAAGTTAATTATGCAGGTGTTATAAAACCGAATCATGTTACACAGGAAAGTTTAAATGCTTCTGTAAGAAGTTACTACGATAATTGGAAAAAGAAATATTTGAAAAATGATTTATCTTCTTTACCTGGTGGTTATTACGTAAAAGGAGAGATTACAGGTGATGCGGATGGGTTTAAGCCACTTGGAACTTCAGAAGGTCAAGGGTATGGGATGATAATTACAGTATTAATGGCTGGTTATGATTCGAATGCTCAAAAAATCTATGACGGTTTATTTAAAACAGCAAGAACTTTTAAAAGCTCTCAAAATCCTAATTTAATGGGATGGGTTGTCGCAGATAGTAAAAAAGCACAAGGTCATTTTGATTCTGCTACTGATGGAGATTTAGATATTGCGTATTCTCTTCTTCTTGCTCATAAGCAGTGGGGATCTAATGGAACAGTTAATTATTTGAAAGAAGCACAAGACATGATTACAAAAGGTATTAAAGCTAGTAATGTTACAAATAATAACCGACTAAATTTAGGAGATTGGGATTCTAAAAGTTCACTTGATACGAGACCATCTGATTGGATGATGTCACATCTTAGAGCTTTTTATGAATTTACAGGTGATAAAACTTGGCTTACTGTTATTAATAATTTGTACGATGTTTATACGCAATTTAGTAATAAGTACTCTCCAAATACAGGGCTTATTTCAGATTTTGTTGTAAAAAACCCACCACAACCCGCACCTAAGGATTTCTTAGATGAGTCAGAATATACAAATGCATATTATTACAATGCTAGTCGGGTACCATTGAGAATTGTAATGGACTATGCGATGTACGGCGAGAAAAGAAGTAAAGTCATTTCTGATAAAGTCTCTTCATGGATTCAAAATAAAACGAATGGAAATCCTTCAAAAATTGTGGATGGTTATCAATTAAACGGATCAAATATTGGTAGTTATCCAACTGCTGTATTTGTTTCACCGTTTATTGCTGCAAGTATAACGAGTAGCAATAATCAAAAGTGGGTAAATAGCGGTTGGGATTGGATGAAGAATAAGAGAGAAAGCTATTTTAGTGATAGTTATAATTTATTAACTATGTTATTTATTACAGGAAATTGGTGGAAACCTGTACCTGATGATAAAAAAATACAAAATCAAATAAATGATGCAATTTATGAAGGAAACGATAATTAA
- a CDS encoding MBL fold metallo-hydrolase → MNKKYTNQIHTDMSFKPKDIISLMTDYFKIKSKLRPIKDLPIVLSNKDNESLESVTWFGHSASLLKIEGKKLLLDPMFGDASSPFPLFNSKRYSGAFSLERDDLQEIDAIIISHNHYDHLNYKSIMQLKDRAKHFYVPTGVAQYLIKWGVSPSKISEHNWWDEITFDNIKLVCAPARHFSGRGMTDRDRSLWCSWLILGQETKIFFSGDSGYAPHFKEIGDKYGPFDLTLMECGQYDPRWSAIHMLPEETVQAHIDVKGELLLPIHWGAFTLALHEWSDPIERVTKEANRLGVKITTPQIGESITFKSTNYPSSDWWKEI, encoded by the coding sequence ATGAATAAGAAATATACAAATCAAATTCATACTGATATGAGTTTTAAACCGAAAGATATTATAAGTTTAATGACGGATTACTTTAAAATAAAATCAAAGCTGCGTCCTATAAAGGATTTGCCTATCGTTTTATCAAATAAAGATAATGAATCGTTAGAGAGTGTTACATGGTTTGGCCATTCTGCTTCTCTTTTGAAAATCGAAGGTAAAAAACTGTTATTAGACCCGATGTTTGGAGATGCCTCTTCCCCATTTCCTTTGTTTAATAGTAAACGCTATAGTGGTGCTTTTTCTTTAGAACGTGATGACCTTCAAGAAATTGATGCGATTATCATTTCTCATAATCACTATGATCATTTGAATTACAAAAGTATTATGCAGTTAAAAGATCGCGCAAAGCACTTTTATGTTCCAACTGGAGTTGCACAATATCTTATTAAATGGGGTGTTTCGCCTAGTAAAATTAGTGAGCATAATTGGTGGGACGAAATTACGTTTGATAATATTAAGTTAGTATGTGCACCTGCAAGGCATTTCTCTGGACGTGGTATGACAGATAGAGATCGTTCATTATGGTGTTCATGGCTTATTCTTGGTCAAGAGACTAAAATTTTCTTTAGTGGTGATAGCGGTTATGCCCCTCACTTTAAGGAAATTGGTGATAAATACGGTCCATTCGATCTTACATTAATGGAATGCGGGCAATATGATCCGAGGTGGTCTGCGATTCATATGTTGCCTGAAGAAACGGTACAAGCTCATATTGATGTTAAAGGAGAATTACTTCTTCCGATTCATTGGGGTGCTTTTACGTTAGCATTACACGAATGGAGTGACCCGATAGAACGTGTTACGAAAGAAGCTAACCGTTTAGGAGTTAAAATTACAACGCCTCAAATTGGCGAATCTATTACGTTTAAATCTACAAATTATCCTTCATCAGATTGGTGGAAGGAAATTTAA
- a CDS encoding GNAT family N-acetyltransferase, producing the protein MNVQLKVVTRENWEEALKLQVKEDQRKFVPAVAVSLAKVYIKPDGDNVEYIPFAIYDGELMVGFVMHAVVIETSDMYWINGFIIDQSQQGNGYGKAALQESINIIKNTFKSCKEIRLTVHKDNLSAKKLYERYGFISLGQEYDGEQVYRLFV; encoded by the coding sequence TTGAATGTACAGTTAAAGGTTGTTACGAGAGAAAATTGGGAAGAGGCATTAAAGTTACAAGTTAAAGAAGATCAAAGAAAATTTGTCCCCGCTGTAGCAGTTTCACTTGCTAAAGTATATATAAAACCAGATGGTGACAATGTAGAGTACATACCATTTGCTATATACGATGGTGAGCTTATGGTTGGTTTTGTTATGCATGCTGTTGTAATAGAGACATCGGATATGTATTGGATTAACGGATTTATTATTGATCAATCGCAGCAAGGTAATGGTTATGGAAAAGCAGCATTACAAGAAAGTATTAATATAATAAAAAATACTTTTAAATCGTGTAAAGAAATAAGATTAACCGTACATAAAGATAATCTCTCTGCAAAGAAATTATATGAACGATATGGTTTCATATCATTAGGACAGGAGTATGATGGTGAGCAAGTGTATCGTTTATTTGTTTAA
- a CDS encoding OFA family MFS transporter, whose amino-acid sequence MKQTSINPLLIVLGTIIVQIGLGTIYTWSLFNQPLVSKFGWNLNSVAITFSITSFSLSFSTLFAAKLQKKLGLRKLIATAGIVLGLGLILSSQVSSLPLLYLLAGVVVGYADGTAYITSLSNLIKWFPNRKGLISGISVSAYGMGSLIFRYINGNLIDNLGVSQAFLYWGIIVLLLVLIGSFFLREAIVSNAVTETLHNDYTPREMMRTKQVYLLFFMLFTSCMGGLYLISMVKDIGVQLVGLSAATAANAVAMIAIFNTVGRIILGTLSDKIGRMKIVSATFIIIGLSVFTLSFIPLNYGIYFACVASVAFCFGGNITIFPAIVGDFFGLKNHSTNYGIVYQGFGFGALAGSFIGAILGGFQPTFIIIGVLSIISFIISILIRPPTAEKTKELKHLHRKVA is encoded by the coding sequence ATGAAACAAACTTCTATAAATCCGTTACTAATTGTTCTAGGTACAATCATTGTTCAAATTGGCCTTGGAACAATTTATACATGGAGTTTATTTAATCAACCCCTTGTAAGTAAGTTTGGATGGAATCTTAATTCAGTAGCGATAACTTTCTCCATAACAAGTTTTTCTTTATCATTCTCAACTTTATTTGCAGCAAAGTTGCAGAAAAAATTAGGACTGCGGAAACTTATTGCTACTGCAGGAATTGTTTTAGGACTCGGCTTAATACTTAGTTCACAAGTTTCTTCCTTACCACTATTATATTTATTAGCTGGTGTCGTTGTTGGTTATGCGGATGGAACAGCTTATATTACATCACTATCTAATTTAATTAAATGGTTTCCAAATCGGAAAGGGCTTATTTCAGGTATATCTGTATCAGCGTATGGAATGGGCAGCTTAATCTTTAGATATATAAACGGAAATCTTATCGATAACCTTGGTGTATCACAAGCATTCTTATATTGGGGTATTATCGTGTTACTTTTAGTATTAATCGGATCGTTCTTCTTACGTGAGGCAATTGTAAGTAATGCTGTAACTGAAACATTACACAATGACTATACTCCGCGTGAAATGATGCGAACGAAACAAGTATATCTGCTATTTTTTATGTTATTCACCTCGTGTATGGGTGGTTTGTATTTAATAAGTATGGTAAAAGATATCGGCGTACAACTCGTTGGACTTAGCGCAGCAACTGCTGCAAACGCCGTTGCTATGATTGCAATCTTTAATACAGTAGGTAGAATCATTCTTGGGACGTTATCAGATAAAATCGGCCGAATGAAAATTGTCTCTGCAACATTTATTATTATAGGATTGTCAGTCTTTACTTTAAGTTTTATTCCGCTAAATTACGGAATCTATTTTGCTTGTGTAGCAAGTGTCGCCTTTTGCTTCGGCGGTAATATAACTATATTCCCAGCTATTGTCGGAGATTTCTTTGGATTAAAAAACCATAGTACAAATTACGGGATTGTCTACCAAGGTTTCGGATTTGGTGCGCTTGCAGGATCATTCATTGGAGCGATACTTGGAGGATTTCAACCAACTTTCATTATAATTGGTGTTTTAAGTATTATTTCCTTCATTATTTCAATATTAATCCGTCCACCAACTGCAGAGAAGACAAAGGAACTAAAACATCTACATCGGAAAGTGGCGTAA
- the dnaN gene encoding DNA polymerase III subunit beta, whose product MEFIVNHKQFTQALSEVNKAISTKSLIPILSGIKITADQSGITLIASNSNIFIEKFIPVSIEDEKIATIIKAGTIVVPAKYFIEIIKKMPSDIAIKSKNEQLITIQSEEITLSLNGFPADEFPNVPLIDNHAEIKVETEQLIEVFKQTVFAVAKNESRPVLTGVHIELSNNKLICAATDSHRLAIRETLLSSDVKANCIVPSATISELLKLMNSNSEFVYIYLSESHIIFTLGTTTLYSRLIEGKYPNISNLIPNDFKTIINIDRKKILQGVDRSSLLASEWANNNVNLEIINESTIKISSNASQIGQISETQQIDAIQGEKQLNISFDGRFMVDALRAIKEETITLSFGGSMRPILIEAGEQSAAVHLISPVRAY is encoded by the coding sequence ATGGAGTTCATCGTTAATCACAAACAATTTACTCAAGCACTTTCAGAAGTTAACAAAGCGATATCAACAAAATCTTTAATTCCTATATTATCTGGTATAAAAATAACTGCAGATCAATCTGGAATTACTTTAATTGCAAGTAACTCAAATATTTTTATCGAAAAATTCATTCCTGTTTCAATTGAAGACGAAAAGATTGCAACTATTATAAAGGCAGGAACTATTGTTGTACCTGCAAAGTATTTCATTGAAATAATAAAGAAAATGCCAAGTGATATAGCAATAAAAAGTAAGAATGAGCAATTAATTACGATACAATCAGAAGAAATCACATTAAGTTTAAATGGATTTCCTGCAGATGAGTTTCCGAATGTACCGCTTATAGACAATCATGCAGAAATCAAAGTAGAGACAGAGCAATTGATTGAAGTATTTAAACAAACAGTCTTTGCGGTAGCGAAAAATGAATCTAGACCTGTTCTTACTGGGGTGCATATAGAGTTATCTAATAATAAGTTAATTTGTGCTGCAACTGACTCACATAGACTAGCGATACGTGAAACATTGCTTTCCTCAGATGTAAAAGCAAATTGTATTGTACCAAGCGCAACCATTAGTGAACTTCTAAAATTAATGAACAGCAATTCGGAATTCGTATATATCTACCTTTCAGAGAGTCATATTATATTTACGCTCGGAACAACTACATTATATTCAAGGCTAATTGAAGGGAAATATCCTAATATTTCTAACCTTATTCCAAATGACTTTAAAACGATTATTAACATAGATAGAAAAAAGATATTACAAGGTGTAGACCGATCAAGTTTATTAGCAAGTGAATGGGCCAATAACAATGTTAACTTAGAAATCATAAACGAATCTACAATTAAAATTTCTTCAAACGCTTCTCAAATTGGGCAAATCTCCGAAACGCAACAAATAGATGCGATTCAAGGCGAAAAACAATTAAATATATCTTTCGATGGGCGTTTTATGGTTGATGCTTTAAGAGCAATAAAAGAAGAAACGATTACTTTAAGCTTTGGCGGTTCTATGAGACCGATATTGATTGAAGCAGGAGAGCAATCTGCAGCAGTACATCTTATATCACCAGTAAGAGCTTATTAG
- a CDS encoding nucleoside hydrolase — MEKVLFFGDPGIDDSFAIMYGLLHPEIEIVGIVTGYGNVEHIHAAHNAAYILQLANRQDIPVISGATKPLTEEITTYYPEIHGAEGLGPIHVPESVLSIPIYNFGSIAAILVKYGKDLTIVDVGRSTSLAIAFNLWSDLMLNVKGIYFMGGVFLEVGNVTPLAEANVYGDPIASKIVFHQAKNLLIFPLNVTNKAVLTPNVFNYIQANTKNPFHMIMKPMYDYYLSAYQKLNPSIEGPLLHDVVAISGLVNPSFFEFVHRTVNVDTYGDTKGQTFADFRPSSISDGAHIALEIDEQKFIQDFIKIML; from the coding sequence TTGGAAAAAGTATTATTTTTCGGAGACCCAGGTATTGATGACTCATTTGCCATTATGTATGGTTTACTGCATCCCGAAATTGAAATTGTAGGTATTGTAACTGGATACGGAAATGTTGAGCATATACATGCTGCACATAATGCAGCGTATATTTTACAGTTAGCAAATAGACAAGACATTCCTGTCATTAGTGGTGCAACAAAACCACTTACAGAAGAAATTACTACGTACTACCCTGAAATTCACGGGGCAGAAGGATTAGGGCCCATCCATGTTCCAGAAAGCGTATTATCTATTCCAATATACAATTTTGGTAGTATCGCTGCGATTCTTGTAAAGTACGGAAAAGATTTAACGATTGTCGATGTAGGAAGATCTACCTCGTTAGCAATTGCTTTTAATTTATGGAGTGACTTAATGCTGAATGTAAAAGGAATCTATTTCATGGGTGGCGTCTTTTTAGAAGTAGGAAATGTAACACCATTAGCGGAGGCAAACGTGTATGGAGATCCTATAGCAAGTAAAATTGTTTTCCATCAAGCAAAGAATTTATTAATATTCCCTTTAAATGTAACAAACAAAGCTGTGTTAACACCAAATGTATTTAACTATATTCAAGCTAATACAAAGAATCCATTTCATATGATAATGAAACCAATGTATGATTACTATCTATCCGCATACCAAAAGCTTAATCCATCTATCGAAGGACCTTTGCTACATGATGTGGTTGCAATAAGTGGATTAGTAAATCCAAGTTTTTTTGAATTTGTGCATCGTACAGTAAATGTAGATACATACGGAGATACGAAAGGGCAAACATTTGCTGATTTTCGCCCTAGCTCTATATCTGATGGAGCACATATAGCACTAGAAATAGATGAACAAAAATTCATTCAAGATTTTATAAAAATCATGTTATAA
- a CDS encoding heterocycloanthracin/sonorensin family bacteriocin, producing MNQFQHELQTLNLNDYQTGNVVYWDQQQSQYPYYYIQDDARRCGGCGGCGGRCGGCGGGRCGGCGGRCVGCAGCFGCFNCWNWWVI from the coding sequence ATGAATCAGTTTCAACATGAACTACAAACATTAAACCTTAATGATTATCAAACTGGTAATGTTGTGTATTGGGATCAACAACAAAGTCAATATCCATACTACTACATTCAAGACGATGCACGTCGTTGCGGCGGATGCGGAGGGTGTGGTGGACGCTGTGGCGGTTGTGGTGGTGGTAGATGTGGCGGTTGTGGTGGACGTTGCGTAGGTTGCGCTGGCTGTTTTGGTTGCTTTAATTGCTGGAACTGGTGGGTTATTTAA
- a CDS encoding NUDIX hydrolase — translation MKKVNVTYALLYDKTNEKILMVKNKGENGSYYTLPGGAVKLGETLEEAVIREVKEETGLHINVNGICSISEAFFEERDHHAIFFNFLGEIIGGETYISRPKEIEEITWMELHIAAPYLRIPEHLLDLLQRKETVPYFFNGTIVHQSS, via the coding sequence ATGAAAAAAGTAAATGTTACATATGCACTTTTATACGATAAAACAAACGAAAAGATCTTAATGGTAAAAAACAAAGGGGAAAATGGTTCTTATTATACATTACCAGGTGGCGCAGTTAAATTAGGAGAAACGTTAGAAGAAGCAGTAATTCGAGAAGTAAAAGAAGAAACAGGGTTACATATAAATGTAAACGGGATTTGTTCTATCAGCGAAGCCTTTTTTGAGGAAAGAGATCATCATGCAATTTTCTTTAATTTTCTAGGTGAAATAATTGGCGGAGAGACATATATATCAAGGCCAAAAGAAATTGAAGAGATCACTTGGATGGAATTACATATAGCAGCTCCATATTTACGCATACCAGAACATTTACTAGATTTATTACAAAGGAAAGAAACAGTACCGTACTTTTTTAACGGAACAATCGTTCATCAATCTTCATAA
- a CDS encoding cadmium resistance transporter, translated as MITTIISSVVAFATTNIDDIFILLVLFSQVRTEVIRNEGRAVREKATRKKLYIVIGQYLGFSMIIFLSIIGSLSSFFIPVSWIGLLGLVPIYMGVKGLLSLRSYKSNEVIDNVTVSLFKVASITLANGADNISIYIPMFASQTLETNIVTLVIFFSMIAIWCFISYKLIKAPILAKVLEENCHIIVPIVLIGLGMFILFRSGTIGLFS; from the coding sequence TTGATTACAACCATAATTTCTTCTGTTGTGGCATTCGCTACAACAAATATTGATGACATTTTTATACTACTTGTTTTATTTTCACAAGTAAGAACAGAAGTAATTAGGAATGAAGGAAGAGCTGTCCGCGAAAAAGCTACGAGAAAAAAACTTTATATTGTTATTGGACAATATTTAGGATTTAGTATGATTATTTTTCTAAGTATCATTGGGTCTTTAAGCTCTTTTTTTATTCCTGTTTCGTGGATTGGATTATTAGGATTAGTGCCAATTTATATGGGGGTTAAAGGACTATTGTCACTTCGTTCTTATAAAAGTAATGAAGTTATCGATAACGTTACTGTTTCATTATTTAAAGTAGCTTCAATTACATTAGCTAATGGAGCTGACAATATTTCGATTTATATACCAATGTTTGCTAGTCAAACACTTGAAACAAATATCGTTACATTAGTTATCTTTTTTTCCATGATAGCGATATGGTGTTTTATTAGCTACAAATTGATAAAAGCTCCTATACTAGCTAAAGTACTTGAGGAAAACTGTCATATTATTGTTCCAATTGTTCTAATTGGTTTAGGAATGTTCATTCTTTTTCGTAGTGGTACAATTGGACTATTCTCCTAA
- a CDS encoding GNAT family N-acetyltransferase, protein MKIVQQWVQEDSDYIREKVIEYNQKYLADEEKTPSEKVSFIVRDEKEEIVGGVTAITFWHHIHVDFLWVSEEYRNEGYGTKLIKLIEEFAIEKECRLINLDTFSFQAPDFYKKHGYKVIGVSEDHPKGHNRYYLEKRL, encoded by the coding sequence ATGAAAATAGTACAGCAGTGGGTACAAGAAGATAGTGATTACATAAGAGAGAAAGTAATTGAATACAATCAAAAATATCTCGCAGATGAAGAAAAAACACCTTCAGAAAAGGTTAGTTTCATAGTAAGAGATGAAAAAGAAGAAATCGTAGGCGGGGTAACAGCGATAACTTTTTGGCACCATATACACGTTGACTTTCTATGGGTTTCTGAAGAATATAGGAATGAAGGTTACGGAACCAAGTTAATAAAACTTATTGAAGAATTTGCAATTGAAAAAGAGTGCAGGTTAATCAATTTAGATACTTTTAGTTTTCAGGCACCTGATTTTTATAAGAAGCATGGATATAAAGTAATCGGAGTAAGTGAAGATCATCCGAAAGGACACAATCGATACTATTTAGAAAAAAGGTTATAA
- a CDS encoding NUDIX domain-containing protein — MKSKFHYIVRAVMIKDEKLLVAEYIGHHYFLPGGHVEIGESAENALKRELREELGANCSIKRFLGVIEHQWQDKEVLHHEINHIFEVESQDLHTDLTPKSSESHLAFHWIDYNKEALNHYEIMPMPLVKELLERKLNDELLNCWISNF, encoded by the coding sequence TTGAAAAGTAAATTCCATTATATTGTACGAGCAGTCATGATAAAGGATGAAAAATTATTAGTTGCTGAATATATCGGCCATCATTATTTTTTACCTGGTGGCCATGTTGAAATTGGAGAATCAGCAGAGAATGCATTAAAAAGAGAATTAAGAGAAGAACTTGGAGCAAACTGCAGTATAAAACGATTTTTAGGAGTTATAGAACATCAATGGCAAGATAAAGAAGTGCTTCATCATGAAATTAATCACATTTTTGAAGTAGAGTCACAAGATTTACATACGGACTTAACACCGAAATCTAGCGAGTCTCATTTAGCATTTCACTGGATAGATTATAATAAAGAAGCCTTAAATCATTATGAAATCATGCCAATGCCTTTAGTAAAGGAATTACTAGAAAGAAAGTTAAATGATGAACTACTAAATTGTTGGATTAGTAATTTTTAA